The following nucleotide sequence is from bacterium.
TCCCGGGTTCATCTTGTCCGGCAGCGAACCCCCCCCGCCGGGCGGTCGGCTTGATTTCGACCGCGTCTGATGCGACCTTTGGAGCCAAGGAGACCCCGCAAACCGGGGCCTTTCCCCCCAGTATCAGCGAGGAGGATGGGATGCATATCTCGGTCACCAGGAACCCCAATCCCCCGGCTCCCCCGACCGGCGACTACGGCTTCGGCTCCAAGTTCACGCCCCACATGTTCCTCATGGAATGGAAGGACGGCGTCTGGTCGAACCCCCGTATCGAGCCCTACCGCAATTTCAGCATCGATCCCGCGGCCAAGGTCCTGCACTACGGCCAGGAGATCTTCGAGGGTATGAAGGCCTACCGGAACAAGCAGGACGGCACCGTCCACATGTTCCGCCCCGACAAGAACGTCAAGCGGTTCAACATCAGCTGCGAGCGCATGTGCATGCCCGCGGTCGATCCGCAGCTCTTCATGACCGCGCTGGAGATGCTCATCGACATGGACCGCCACTGGGTGCCCGAGAGCCCCAATGCGCTGTACATCCGGCCGACCATGATCTCGACCCAGGTCGGGCTCGGCGTGAAGGCGAGCACCGAGTACACGTTCTTCGTCATCGTCGGCCCGGTCGGCTCGTACTTCGTGAACGGCATCAACCCCCTGCGCCTGCGCGTGGAGGAGAAGTACGTGCGCAGCGCCCACGGCGGCACCGGCTTCGCCAAGACCGGCGGCAACTACAGCGCCGCCCTGCTGCCCATCCAGCTGGCCCAGAAGGCCGGCTACGACAACATCATCTGGCTCGACGCGCGGGAGATGAAGTACGTCGAGGAGATGGGCGCCATGAACATCTGCTTCGTGTACGACGACCACGTCATCACGGCGCCGACCGGCGACACGATCCTCAACGGCGTCACGCGCGACTCGGTGGGCGTGCTGCTGCAGGACATGGGCACCCGCTGGGTCGAGGAGCCGCCGGCCATCGCCCAGATCATCGAGGACGCCCACAGCGGCAGGCTGAAGGAAGTCTTCGCCTGCGGCACCGCGGCGGTCGTCACGCCGGTGGGCGTGATCCACTTCCAGGGCCATGACCACCAGATCGGCGACGGCGGCGAGGGGCCCCTGACGCTGAAGCTGCGCCAGACCCTGACCGGCATCCACGCCGGCGGCAGCACGCACCACCCCGAGTGGCTGCACGTAGTGCCGGTGCACGAGAACGTGTAGGGCCCGCGCGGCTCGCCGACCATCCGGCCCGCCCGGTCATCTGCCGGGCGGGCCTTTTTACGCCCGCCCGCGCGGCGACCGTGCTAACATGGTGGCCGAATGGCGCCACCCGGCGCCGCACACAGGGGGGACCATCATGACATCCCGAACCGTGCTCGCGTGGGGGCTGCTGCTCGGTCTGGCGGCGACGCCGGCCGCGGCCGTGCACCTGAACGAGGTCCGCGTCTGGCAGCCGGACACGACGTCCATGGGCGGGCCCGACGACCGCTCGAATCGCGACGCCTACGTGGAGTTCGCGGGCGAGCCCGGCGAGGACCTGGCCGGGATCCGCTTCCACACCGTTTCGGGCGGCGGCGTGGTGCAGACGAGTCTCGCCCTGCCCGCGGTCCTGCCCGCCGACGGCATCTACGCCTTCGGCATCTTCGACGCCTTCGCCTTCGAACAGCCCACCCAGTGGTGCACCGGCTACGACGACCTCATCCAGGCCCCGATGTCGTTCCCGGGCGGCCTGATCCTGTACGCGTCGAGCGACCAGACGCTGCTGCTGGTGTCCGGCGGCTGGCTCGGCGAGTTCGGTACCGATCTCGACGTCGACGACGACGGCGTGCTGGAACAGCCGCCCGGCGTGACGATCCTCGACAGCGTCGGCCTCCGGGCGCAGGGAACCGGGCACCTCTACAGCGCGCACACCATCGCCGCCCACGCCGGCGACCTCGTCGCGCGCGTCGTCGACGTGCGGGGCCGGGTGGTGCGCACCCTGGCCGCCGGCGAGGAGTTCGGCGCGGGGCGGCAGGAGCTGACCTGGAACGGCCGCGACGACGCCGGCCGGCCCTTGCCGTCGGGGGTGTATTTCTATAAGATCCAGGCAGGCGATGCGGAGGCGACCGGCCGGCTGGCCCTGATCAAGTAGGGCCCGGGGTCGCGAGCCGCGTCCGACGTTTCGAAAACGACTGATCCGCCCTGGCCGGGTGCAGAGCCGTCCGTCAGATCGTTCGTTTTCCCTGGAGCCTGTCCGCGCGAGCGGGCAGGCTCCTTGACGTCCGGGGGATCGCTCGCCCTAGGCCGCCGCCCCCCGCTTCTGCGCCCGCCACATCAGCAGCATCAGCAGGGCCGTCGAGACGATGGCCCGCACCGCATACACGGTGGCCAGGGTGCCCTTGCTCGAGAGCAGGGAGAAGGCCGGCGCCGCCAGCAGCCCCAGCCACGCCGCGAACGACTCGGTGTTTTCCGTCGCCCGCCACAGGCGGTGCACCACGGGGAAGTAGGCGATCACGAGGATGAGCTGGATCAGCAGGTGCGAGGTGGCGTGGCGACCGCTGAGGGCCCAGAAGGCGAGGATCGCGGCCACGGCGAGGGTGCAGCCGAGGTCGAAGCGCGTGAAGCGGGTCGAGGCGTCGCCGAGCACGGCGATGATGATCGCCACGTACACGCAGAGGAAGAGGTCGGCGACGTTGAGGATGTTGTCGAGAGGGGTGTAGGTGCCGCCGGCGAGGTAGGTGCCCAGGCTGCCGGCCACGGCGACCGAGAAGAAGATCCACATGGCCAGGGCGGGCCTGATGGCCCCGCGCCGGATCTGCACCGTGTAGCGCACGGCGATGAACACGTTGATCAGGACGACGGCGGCGACGGAGAAGAGCTGCACGGGGAGCCCCGATCGGTTGGGTGGTTGCCGGGAAGATGATCCGGCGGCCGGCGGCGCGCCAGCCCAATCTGCGCTTTCAAGCGGGCCCCGGGCGCATATAATGGGGAGTCAGGCCGATCCACCGTCCGCGCGGAGAAGACCCATGCAGAACCTGAAGCTCACCCGGCCCCTGGCCGTCTTCGACCTCGAGACCACCGGCATCGACGTCGAGAAGGACCGCATCGTCCAGCTCGCGATCATCCGGGTCGAGCCCTACGGGACCCGGCGCACCTTCGAGACCCTGGTCAACCCGGAGCGGCCCATTCCGCCCGAGGCCACCGCGGTCCACGGCATCAAGGACGCCGACGTGCGGGACGCGCCGACCTTCGCCCAGGTGCGGCGCGAAGTGGAGGAGCTGCTGGCCGACGCCGACCTGGCCGGCTTCAACTCGGTGAACTTCGACCAGCCCCTGCTGATGGCCGAGATGAAGCGCGCCGGCTCGGAGCTGGAGTTCCGCGGCCGCCGGCATCTGGACGCCATGCGCATCTTCCACCGCATGGAGCGCCGCGACCTGACCGCCGCCTACCGCTTCTACTGCGACAAGGAGCTCACCGGCGCCCACAACGCCCTGGCCGACACCGCGGCCACCCTCGAGATCCTCGACGCCCAGGTGGGGCGCTACGAGGAGGTGCCGGACGAGGTCGAGGCGCTGCATGCCTTCTGCAATCCGGACGAGGGGCGCTTCGTCGACCGCACGCGCAAGCTCGTGTGGAACGACCAGGGCGAGGCCGAATTCACCTTCGGCAAGTACCAGGGCCGCTCGCTCAACGCGGTGTGCGAGGAGAACCGCGGCTACCTGGAGTGGATGCTGAACAAGGACTTCAGCGAAGAGGTGAAGGGCATCCTGCGCGAGGCCCTCGGCGGCGTGTTTCCGCGGAAGGACGGCTGAGCATGGCCCGGGAAGACGGCAAGGACCAGAAGGCGCAGAACGAGATGCGCCTCGAGTTCCCCGGCGCGCCGGACGACGCGCCCGAGTTCGAGAACACGCCCCTGACCCGGGCCGAGTACATCACGGCCCTTTCGCATTTCTACCGCGCCGAGATGCACCGTTCGCTGGTGTGGCGGTCGCGCCTGGACACGACCACCAACTGGGCCATCGTGGCCACCCTCGCGATCCTCACCGCGAGCCTGAACAACCCGACCTACGCCGGCGAGGCGCTCATGCTGGGCATGCTCGCCAACATCGTCTTCCTGACCATCGAGGCCCGCCGCTTCCGCTTCTTCGACGTGTGGCGCGCGCGGGTGCGCATGCTCGAGGAGAACTTCTACGGCGGCATCCTGCGGCGCGACCAGGTCAGCCCCCTCAACTCGTGGGGCGCCCACGTGGCCGACGACCTGCTCTGCCCGCGCTTCCACCTCACCCGCCTGCAGGCCTTCCGGGCCCGCCTGATGCGCAACTTCCGCTGGATCTTCATTTTCCTGCTGTGCGCCTGGATCGTGCACCGTCTCGCGCCCCTGAGCGAGGCGAGCGGCACCGGCATGACTTCGGTGCCCGGCTGGGTGCCCGACGCGGTAGTGGCGATCATCTACCTGTCGCTGCTGGCCATCGTGATCTTCACGCCCAAGGCCCTGGCGCCCGAGGTGGCGTACTGGCCGGACCCGGAGCATCCGGGCGAGGACATCTCCTCGCTGGACGTGTGATTCCGCGGCTGGATCCCGGCCTGCATGCGAAGGCCCCGGGCGACGACGCCCGGGGCCATTGCGTCGGCGGGCGGTCCGGCTACCAGCGCGTGATGCCGCGCACGCACAGGAAGCGCGCGTAGGCGATCTCGCCGATGGCCACCAGGTAGATGACCACCGTGAAGATCACGGCGCCGGAGCCCATGAGCGCCGCGCCGTCCTTCATGCCGAAGTTGTGGATCGAGGTGGCGATCAGGGAGAGCAGGGCCACGAAGAAGAGCGGTCCGGCGACCCGGCGACGCAGCAGCAGCGCGATCGAGCCGGCGACGGCGCCCCAGACGGCGAGGGCCCAGGTGGCGTCGACCCAGGTGGGGAAGCCGTAGAAGAACTCGAGCTGCTCGGGCGTGAACTGGCTCATGTACGACTCGTTGCGCGTCTGGGTCATGAGGTAGTCGAAGGCCCCCATGAGGTTCCACAGCAGGGTGACGATGCCCACGATCCACAGGTGTTTGGGGGCGGGCTTGGTTCGGGATTCGGTCATGATCGCCTCCAGGGCGGGGTGGGGGTCGGCGGCCGAGTATGGCCCCAAACAAGTCCGGGAATCAATCTCAACTCGCCGCCGGCGGTCGGATCAGATCTGACCGACCGGTGGCCAGTTTCAACCCCCGCCCGCCGGCGGGCGGAGTCCGTCCCGGCCGAAACCCGCCCCAATCCCCCCATTCGAGGCGTTACGGGAACCCTTTAGCGGCACGCCCCTTGCGAGTCGCGCGGCGGAGCAATGCGCCGTTTCCGGTCGGAAGCGGCCCCGTGTCCGTCGGCGGCAGCCGGGCGGACGGTGCGCGCGACAGAAAGGCGACCCATGGCCACAGGGGACCAGTTCAGCGGCAGATCGGTGCTCGTCACCGGGGGCACCGGCTCGTTCGGGCAGGCGTTCACGCGGCGCATCCTGGCCGAGTCGAACCCGCGCCGGCTGATCATCTTCAGCCGCGACGAGCTCAAGCAGTCGGAGATGCGCCGGGCCTTCCCGCCCGAGGCGCACCCCAACATCCGCTTCTTCATCGGCGACATCCGCGACAGGGACCGCCTGTACCGCGCCCTGCAGAAGGTGGACATCGTGGTGCACGCGGCGGCGCTCAAGCAGGTCGACACCGCCGAGTACAATCCCTTCGAGGCGGTGCGCACCAACGTCCTCGGCTCGCAGAACGTGATCGACGCGGCCATCGACTGCGGCGTGCGCAAGGTGTTGGCGTTGAGCACCGACAAGGCGGCCAACCCCATCAATCTCTACGGCGCGACCAAGCTCGCCGCCGACAAGCTCTTCACCGCCGCCAACAACTACGCGGGCGCCGACAGCACGCGCTTCGCCGTGGTGCGCTACGGCAACGTGCTCGGCAGCCGCGGCAGCGTGGTGCCCCTGTTCACCAAGCTGCGCGCCTCGGGCACGATCCCCATCACCGATCCGCGCATGACCCGTTTCTGGATCACCATCGACCAGGCCGTGGCGTTCGTCTTCGCGCGCCTGGCCGGGATGCGCGGGGGCGAGGTCTTCGTGCCCAAGATCCCGAGCATGAAGCTGGCCGACATGGCGCGCGCCATCTGCCCCGACTGCGAGCAGCACGTGGTGGGGGTGCGTCCGGGCGAGAAGATGCACGAGGTGATGGTGCCCGCCGACGAGGCGAGCCACACGGTCGACATGGGCGACCACTACGTGATCCTGCCGGCGTTCCACCACTGGGAGGGCGCCGGGTACATGGCCAACTACGGCGGCGAGCCCGTGCCCGAGGGCTTCGTCTACAGCTCCGAGACCAACGAGCACTGGCTGGGCGAGGGCGAGTTCCTCGAGCTGGTGGGACTGAAACCGACGGCGGCCTCGCGGCGGCCCGAGCCCGTGGGCGCCTGATGCGGCGACCCGTCCGGACCGGATCCGCAGCGCGAACCCGACAAGGAAGCGACATGACGCACACGACCGGAACCACCACCACCGCGACGCCGGCCGCCACGGGGCAGCTCGCCCACTGGTCGGCCGACTTCGGCGACGCCTACACCGAGCGCAACGTCGTGGCCTGGCGCGACCGCCTCGCCGGTTTCCGCACCGTGCTGGGCGACCTGCCGGTGTCGTCGGTCCTCGAGGTGGGTTGCAACCGGGGGCACAACCTGCAGGCCCTGGCGCACCTGCATCCGGACGCCGCCATCGTGGGCATCGAGCCCAACGCGACCGCGCGCGCCGTCGCCGCGGGGAACGGCTGCGACGCGCGCCCCGGCGACGCCTTCGCGCTGCCGGTGGCGGACGGCGCCTTCGATCTGGTGTTCACGGCCGGCGTGCTGATCCACGTGGCCCTGCCCGACCTGCCGCGGGCCCTCGACGAGATCCACCGCGCGGCGCGGCGCTGGGTGCTGGCCATCGAGTACTTCGCCGACACCGAGACGTCGATCCCGTACCGCGGCCGCGACGACCTGCTCTGGAAGCGCGACTTCCGCGACCACTATCGCCGCCGCTTCGCCGACCTGGCCCTGGTGGGCGAGGGCTACCTCGACGCCGCGAGCGGCTTCGACCGCTGCCACTGGTGGCTGTTCGAGAAGCCGGGGGCGGGCGCCTGATGGCGGCCCGGGAACAGGGCATCGGCCTGCTCGTGATCCGCGCCGACGCCGGACCGGTGATCGGCACCGGCCACGTGCTGCGGGGCCTGGCCCTGGCTGCGGCCTGGCAGGCGCGCGGGGGCGCGGTGCTGCTGCTCAGCCATGCCATGCCGGGCGAGCTCGCGCGGCGCGTCCGCGAGGCCGGGGTCGAGGTGGCCGATCCGGGGGCCCGGCATCCGGCCGCCGGCGATCTGGCCGCCACCGTGCGTTGCGCCCGCGACCGCCGCGCGGCGGCGCTGGTGCTCGACGGCTACTTCCTCGATCCGGGCTACCAGCGCGGTGCGGGTGCGGCCGGCTGTCCGGTGCTCGTGCTCGACGACCACCGGCACCACCCGCACTACGACGCCGACCTGCTGCTCAACCAGAACCACGGCGCCGAGGGCCTCGACTACGTGACGAACGAGGGCTGCCGGCTGCTGCTGGGCGCGCCCTACACCCTGCTGCGGCCGGAGTTCCTGGCCGCCCGGCCCCGGGAACGCGACCGGCCCCACGGCGGGCCCTTCCACCTGCTGGTCACCCTCGGCGGCAGCGACGTGGCGACGCTGGTGCCGCGCCTGCTCGAGGGCATCAGCGACCCCGAGCTGGACGTGACCATCGCCGCGGGCTCGTCGAGCGCCAACCTGGCCGCGCTGGAGGCGTGGGCCGCGGGTTCACCGCTGCGCCCCCGCGTGGTGAGCGCCGCCGCCGACATGCCGCGCCTCATGAACCGGGCCGATCTGGCCCTCAGCGGCGCCGGGACCACGGCCTGGGAGCTGGCCTACCTGGGCGTGCCCGCGCTGCTGGTCGAACTGGCCGACAACCAGGCGCCCATCGCCGAGGCCCTGTCCGACAGCGGCGCGGCCATCGCCCTGGGGCCCGTGGCCGGCTGCAACCGCTGGCACATCGCCTCCCTGGTGGGCGCGCTGCGCGGCACCTCCGAGCGCCTGCACCAGATGTCGCGGGCCGGACGCGATCTCATCGACGGCCGCGGCGCCCTGCGCGTCGTGGACGCCCTGCTCGACGCGCGACGCCATGGCGGGCGCGGGATGCGGCCCCCGCAGGAGGTGACGGCGTGAGCATCGCCATCGTCGACGCCGGGCTGGGCAACCTGCGCTCGGTGGCCAACGCCGTGGCGGCGCTGGGCGCGGCGCCGGCCATCGTGCGCAGCCCGCACGACCTGGCCGCCGCCGACGCGATCATCCTGCCCGGCGTGGGCGCCTTCGGCGACGGCATGCGGCGCCTGCGCGCCGGCGGCTGGGTGCCCGCCCTCGAACAGGCGGTGCTCGGCGAGGGCAAGCCCTTCCTGGGCATCTGTCTCGGCATGCAGCTGCTCGCGAGCCGCGGCACCGAACACGGCGACCACGCCGGACTCGGCTGGCTCGACGGCACCGTGACCCGCCTGCCCGGCGGCGATCCGGCCGTGCGCGTGCCCCACGT
It contains:
- a CDS encoding branched-chain amino acid aminotransferase gives rise to the protein MHISVTRNPNPPAPPTGDYGFGSKFTPHMFLMEWKDGVWSNPRIEPYRNFSIDPAAKVLHYGQEIFEGMKAYRNKQDGTVHMFRPDKNVKRFNISCERMCMPAVDPQLFMTALEMLIDMDRHWVPESPNALYIRPTMISTQVGLGVKASTEYTFFVIVGPVGSYFVNGINPLRLRVEEKYVRSAHGGTGFAKTGGNYSAALLPIQLAQKAGYDNIIWLDAREMKYVEEMGAMNICFVYDDHVITAPTGDTILNGVTRDSVGVLLQDMGTRWVEEPPAIAQIIEDAHSGRLKEVFACGTAAVVTPVGVIHFQGHDHQIGDGGEGPLTLKLRQTLTGIHAGGSTHHPEWLHVVPVHENV
- a CDS encoding 3'-5' exonuclease, producing MQNLKLTRPLAVFDLETTGIDVEKDRIVQLAIIRVEPYGTRRTFETLVNPERPIPPEATAVHGIKDADVRDAPTFAQVRREVEELLADADLAGFNSVNFDQPLLMAEMKRAGSELEFRGRRHLDAMRIFHRMERRDLTAAYRFYCDKELTGAHNALADTAATLEILDAQVGRYEEVPDEVEALHAFCNPDEGRFVDRTRKLVWNDQGEAEFTFGKYQGRSLNAVCEENRGYLEWMLNKDFSEEVKGILREALGGVFPRKDG
- a CDS encoding DUF2270 domain-containing protein, with translation MAREDGKDQKAQNEMRLEFPGAPDDAPEFENTPLTRAEYITALSHFYRAEMHRSLVWRSRLDTTTNWAIVATLAILTASLNNPTYAGEALMLGMLANIVFLTIEARRFRFFDVWRARVRMLEENFYGGILRRDQVSPLNSWGAHVADDLLCPRFHLTRLQAFRARLMRNFRWIFIFLLCAWIVHRLAPLSEASGTGMTSVPGWVPDAVVAIIYLSLLAIVIFTPKALAPEVAYWPDPEHPGEDISSLDV
- the pseB gene encoding UDP-N-acetylglucosamine 4,6-dehydratase (inverting), with product MATGDQFSGRSVLVTGGTGSFGQAFTRRILAESNPRRLIIFSRDELKQSEMRRAFPPEAHPNIRFFIGDIRDRDRLYRALQKVDIVVHAAALKQVDTAEYNPFEAVRTNVLGSQNVIDAAIDCGVRKVLALSTDKAANPINLYGATKLAADKLFTAANNYAGADSTRFAVVRYGNVLGSRGSVVPLFTKLRASGTIPITDPRMTRFWITIDQAVAFVFARLAGMRGGEVFVPKIPSMKLADMARAICPDCEQHVVGVRPGEKMHEVMVPADEASHTVDMGDHYVILPAFHHWEGAGYMANYGGEPVPEGFVYSSETNEHWLGEGEFLELVGLKPTAASRRPEPVGA
- a CDS encoding methyltransferase domain-containing protein; this encodes MTHTTGTTTTATPAATGQLAHWSADFGDAYTERNVVAWRDRLAGFRTVLGDLPVSSVLEVGCNRGHNLQALAHLHPDAAIVGIEPNATARAVAAGNGCDARPGDAFALPVADGAFDLVFTAGVLIHVALPDLPRALDEIHRAARRWVLAIEYFADTETSIPYRGRDDLLWKRDFRDHYRRRFADLALVGEGYLDAASGFDRCHWWLFEKPGAGA
- the pseG gene encoding UDP-2,4-diacetamido-2,4,6-trideoxy-beta-L-altropyranose hydrolase; this encodes MAAREQGIGLLVIRADAGPVIGTGHVLRGLALAAAWQARGGAVLLLSHAMPGELARRVREAGVEVADPGARHPAAGDLAATVRCARDRRAAALVLDGYFLDPGYQRGAGAAGCPVLVLDDHRHHPHYDADLLLNQNHGAEGLDYVTNEGCRLLLGAPYTLLRPEFLAARPRERDRPHGGPFHLLVTLGGSDVATLVPRLLEGISDPELDVTIAAGSSSANLAALEAWAAGSPLRPRVVSAAADMPRLMNRADLALSGAGTTAWELAYLGVPALLVELADNQAPIAEALSDSGAAIALGPVAGCNRWHIASLVGALRGTSERLHQMSRAGRDLIDGRGALRVVDALLDARRHGGRGMRPPQEVTA
- the hisH gene encoding imidazole glycerol phosphate synthase subunit HisH, producing the protein MSIAIVDAGLGNLRSVANAVAALGAAPAIVRSPHDLAAADAIILPGVGAFGDGMRRLRAGGWVPALEQAVLGEGKPFLGICLGMQLLASRGTEHGDHAGLGWLDGTVTRLPGGDPAVRVPHVGWNDVEIAGDGGMYAGCGPAPDFYFVHSYRFEPADPAVVTGWCTHGVRFAASVARGNIRAVQFHPEKSQGAGMAVLRNFLPAVPATPAAPVILEVTMC